CGGGTTatctcttcctcctcatcgTTCTCATTATCACTTATTAATATGATAGAATCCTTCAAAGATGTAGGGCCAGAAATTAATCCCTCTTTTTGAACTggataatgaagaagaagatacaGTGCCTCTCCATAATCAGAAACAATCAATTTTTGCTTGATCAGTGCAAGCATGATAAGAATGATAAATGGAATCAAAAGGGTGATATCTATGTCAGATTGAAACAGATTTTGCAAAAAACTAAAACAAATTAGCCTATCCCATAATTTGAGAGAAGTGGAAATACCAATTTCCCTTGTTAGAACAAGCCGTAGATATCTCATTAACCAGATTCGACCATCCAATTTGAACTTGTTTTTGAATAAGTGATACAAAAATTTATCACACTGATGAAGTTTCAAATCAAACATTATTGTCTCCTGTAATAGGGCACCATCTGAATAATACTTACTCATGATAGGCTTCATCAGAATATTGAAAGCGCCAAAAGTATCATGAGAAACAGCGTTAGGATCCATCAGAAGCAAAATCTCCTCATCGAGCTTTGTGATtggttcttttctttttccaagTGAGTGTCGTGGTATATTCTCTGAGAAGAACACCATATAGATAACCCCACACAATTCATGTAAGCCTTGATAATAAGGAATTGCATTCAACTGGCAccataaatataatattgtAATTACTTGTCGTctatttgaaatattttgaataaaatattttggatattCAGGAAACAACCTATCAACATCTGTAATAATGGCTTCAAGAGTTTGCGTATCTGATTCCTGCTGTTTGATATCGTTATGAGTTTCATTCAAGTCAGGATCAACTGATCGAGATAGGGGATCACTACTTACCCTAATTTTTTGTAGCACCCTTTTCTTGTTTACATCATCAGTTATATCAAATCCTTCAATATGATCATAAGAGGATTTTTGATAATATTCATTCTGTTTACTCAATTGATTCCAGGGTATTTCAAACTCATCCAATAGTTCGCTGTAATCACGTCGTAACTTCAAGATATTGCTCAAATTGAGTTCGACATCACTATGCCCTTTCTGTGGGTTGATCTTGTTTATTCTTAATATTGTCAATTTCCAAACCAATGCTCGTGAGAAAATCGATGGCTTACTGATCTCGCTATAATTTCCATTAAGTGTGTCTTCTGCCAAGTCGGATATAGTTTGAAATGAATCTAGACTCAATTTCGCTCGCTCGAGCATGGATGGACCCAACATTATGTAAGAACGTTGGCAGTTCGATTACGTGAATAAAATTCTCAACTAATCAAGATGGTGTACCtaaagaatataaattgTGATGGTAAAAGATACAGAAACTTATGAAATACTACATAGTGAATTTGATGGATGTATTTTTAGATTATGTCTACTTATTGTATTCGCATACTCATTCTTAAAATAATTGTTTCTATTCTTATACGAATCGCGCTTTCTTTTGGCACTGGTAGGTGACAGACGGTTATTTATCAAGAATAGAAAACATATACAAATTCACTGGGtttcaattattatttttggaGGCAGAATCTTAAGAcgcaaaacaaataaatgacAAGAGGAACGACAAACACTACAAGAGTGTAATAAGGACAATCCCacatataataaaattaatatttcaaaaaaaaacttaaCTTTCTGCTTTAAGGTATGGAAAACTACGTCGAGCTTAATAATACCGCATACCTTAAGTAACAATATCGTTgctatcatcatcatcatcacttaAACTGCTCATGGAGATCGATTCACCTGATGAATGTCCTCCCATAGCAAAAGATTCGGTATCGGTGTGTGAGgacgatgaagatgagtCATCTTTGCAGTAGAGAATAGATATAACAGCGGCTATAATAATGAATTCTCCAATTAAACTCATCCTAGAGGGCCAATGACCAAAAATAACGAGGTCAAAGAAAGATGCATATACAAGCTGAGAGTATGACATAGCAATGGCCCTTGCAGCTTTCTCCCTTTGCATACCGGCGGTTAGGAGATACTGCATAATAAACCCAGCTAATCCTAAGAGAATCAAATATGCCCATTGCCGCGCATTGCGAggcatttcaaaattaagaCCAGGAGTTAACATTATtccaagaaaagaaaagatgcaGGTAATTAAAGCGAAAAAGGAGACAGTAACCAAGGCATGAGCATGAAAACCAATCTTCCTGATAGAACACATAGCTATACCTGTTCCAAATGGTGCAGACAACGCAAAAAGACTTCCTAATAATCTTAATTTCGGGTCAGAAGTTTCCAAGTTTCTTCCGCTTCCAGAAGAGCCTTGATCAACGGTTGTTGCCCCAGCTTCAGTTCCTGCTGTAGTTGAATCCAAGGTCGACTCGCCTCCAAAGATAAAGCTAGGTCTAGAGATGAATATAACGCCCACAAATGCAACCATACCACCAATTGCCTCCGCTTTGGTGAATCGCTCATGAAGAAACATGTATGCCATTAATGATGTTATAACTGGCGCCAAGAATGTGATCGATATTGTATCGGACATTGTGAGATAAAGTAAAGCGAAATACTGACCCGCCACAGCTATGTAACCTCCAATTCCTCTGCCGATCATATACTTTCTGTAGCCTTTTGGGCCAAACGGGAAATCAGCATCATGCTTGATGATCAAATAAATTGCACAGCAGACGTACGTTATACTCATACGAACAAATAGAATTTGAAATGGATGCATTGGCTCGTCAAAATCAGGATCCATGAGTAGGAGCTTGCAGAAAAGGATCATTAGTGAGTTGAAAATTTGTGAAATCAATGTTAAAGTGACACCCATGTTGGGCACCACATAACTGTTATAACAATAAACAAATTTATCGGCAATCCTATTGAAGATGCGATGACGTCTAGTCAGATACAATCCCGGTTGCCAAAGCTTGTTCGACGAAACGGATGACTGTGCTATAGTCTCGGACTCTGAATCGCCAATACTCCGCGGCTGTATACTTATGCGTGATAAAGACTTTTCGGACGCTCTAGAGTCAAGCCTTTTATATGAAGAGGCTTTAGCCATGCTCAAAAGTATTTACGGCCGACTTAATTCGGATCCAATCTATCAGATTGTGTTGGGAAACAGATTTGAAATAATTGTGATACAAGTCGTCATATTTTGAACTGATCTCAAAGATTAACTACAGTAATCACTTCAGCGGTAGGCTTCTGAGCAGattagcttttttttatcttggGGCGGGACAATATGAATCCTACATCATCTCAGCCTAGAAGAAAACTTTCATGTTTCTTAATAGTAGGGACAATAGACAAtagcaaaaaataaaaaaagagccGATCGATCGTAAAGAGAGAGACGAAAGagattttttggaaagacgACTGAAATGGGTAAAAAAGACGAGTAATAGTAAAACTACATCCATACccaagtaaaaaaaaattgcagcTATCCGAATATTTAATACACCCGTACATTCTCTGTTTATTCGAAGTCTGAAATCAGCCACCACCCAACGACTACGCTTATTCCACCAGACATCAGTATTCTTTCCACTCacataaaaaaattcatttttttccgcAACATCACtacgtattttttttgttttcataaATCGACTCCGCCTTCTTAATTGGTCGCTTGCTCATTTTCGCATAAAAATTAGAGAGCAGATTACGGCATCTGTAAACAAATAAGTTGCATGATACACCATCAAAGATTAAACCAGAGTATAATTTTAGCACcaataatataatatagtGATTTCTggaaatattattattctgACGTACAGCGGCTTTAGAATGGATCCCCAAAGAAGTACAGGCAGAAATGTGCAAGATGTTGGAAATTGGgtataaatatttcatcaagACTAAAGcttttgagaaaaaagcagatttGAGCAAGCGTTGCAAGGTAAAGCCAGAAAAGCGTGATTATGCTGGGAAGTGGGAGTGTAACCACACAGACGGGAAATAATGCATGAAATTAGTAAAGAACACAAATTTAGATGAATGAAAACAATGCAGAAAGTAGGTGGGACTTTGAACAATGCATATTATCTTATAAAGACAAAGAGTCTTGTAAACAAAAAACACAGCAAAAATAACGAGTAATATTCgtaaaataaacaaaaaaaaagcgcATACCCCAGCAGTGCGAAGCGAAATATAAGTCGCGTGTTTGTTgcacaaaaaaagttaCCTGTAAACTAATTCCTTAACATCTTACTgagaaaagggaaaagaaaaaaatacatatataaACAAGTAAACATATTTAATACTATCTCAAAGCtgcaatattttcaatccTAACAGGTgtgtgaatcaaattaacGCTTCATACAGTAATACTTGGAATTGAAAATAACCAGATCGTTCGAATTTAATTGACGGTCTTGTACTGACTCTTTGACATAAACTAATGTTTAACCACTTGTCCAAAAAAATCACACCAAGGATTCTTAAGTCCTCAATAGCTTTGACAACGTCGCGCTCATTTATTACAGCTTCCCCAGTGTTCGAAGAGGCTGGCTTGTCCTCTTCGATCCAACCTGTcaagggaaagaaaagatcgaaaaagagaaagagcCAAAAGGACCTCGAAAAGCCAAAGAGACCAATGAGTGCCTTCTCTCTTTACTACAAGGAGCGTCGTGCTGAATTGGGAAAGACAGACACTCCGCCAACAGATGCAATGAAGCAAATTGCTGAGAAATGGAGAGAGGAATCATCAGATGTCAAGGAGAAGTACAACGCTCTTAAGGAAGAGGCTAAAGCTGAATATGACCGTAAGATGGCGGAATGGAAAGCTAAATATCCACCTAAGCTTTCAGGCTACAATAAGTTTGTTAAAGTCAATTTCAACAGAGCCAATGTGACATCTGCTTCGCAGCTGCCAACTGAATCTAAGAGGGTTGCTGCTCTCTGGAGACAATTGACCCCtgaggaaaagaaacagTGGAACAGCAAATAAGGAGCACTCTAAAGTACTTTGATTTATATTTCGCGTTTTATGCAGGTCTGCTCATCTCTTGGTTGATGTGACAGGATTATGATGGTGTTATCGATCAGCCAATGGGTCAGGctcaacaaattttttttttttcttcttcttcttcttatatttgttattcttcttttccttcaatGGTCTTCGttataatttcttttttcgttGTCCAGCAGttctttattctttataatttttcagGTTGTACTATTTCAATATGATATTAGCGAGTAAACAGATCCACTTGTATGTGTGCAATAAGATATTATTCCAATGCCACTAAATTGAAAGTTTGTTGTTTAATTTAAACTTCTTATATTTCGTAATTCTTGTATGTTTGCTTTACTTTAAATAGCAGattgaaagaaaggatCAAGCAAcgaccaaaaaaaaagtttgggATGCGTGCATTAAAATTCCTGTTCCGAATTAGATATGAAGTTAAGAGATTCTTAAGGAATTTCTTTGCGGCACATGTTACCGTTAACAAAGTTTGTATTATATTAGGAAATGAGAATTGAATACTTAGTTGCGTTCTTTGTCACTATTTGGACAGTGGTTGCTGAATCCTCCAAAGTAACCGAGAATGTTTCGGCTGAAGGTGATCCTAAGATCGGAAGAGTTGTTATCCTTGAGGTCGAGcaaaataaggaaattATTGGAAACCTAACGCTAGGAATATTTTATGATGATGTTCCAAAGACTGCCAAAAACTTCTATCTTTTGGCCAAAACCCAGAAGTACACGGGAACTCTTTTTCACAGGGTGATAAAGGACTTTATGATTCAAGGGGGAGATATCGATGGAAGCGGCGGTTATTCTATatatggaaaagaaagggGATCTATGCCAGATGAGaactttaaaattaaacatGATAGACCAGGACGGCTCGCAATGGCTAATGCTGGACCAGACAGCGCTCTTTCACAATTTTATATCACTATGAAGGCAACTAGCTGGTTGGACGGACATTATGTAGTGTTCGGGCAACTTATCGATGGATTTGACACCCTCAAGAGTATTGACATTACCGAAACTGATCGGAACAATAAACCAAAAAACGATGTCAACATACATTCCGTTTATACCTATCTTTCTGATGGCACCTTAGATAACACGTTAACCGATGAGGAAAGAACATTTGACATTACTGTTGATGTTCCGACAGAAGAGGATCGAAATTCACTGTTGAATTTGGAGACAGGTAAAAAAGATGAGCCTGGTGGCGAAGATAATggaaagcaaaaacaaaatgatCGGGAAGCACAGTACAAGGAACATGAAGCTCAGCGTGCAGCAACAAGGCCAAAATATGAGGCATTTTACGTTCTAGTTCCATTGGTAATTTTTGGAGCTCTTATAACTTTCATGTTGGTGAGATCCAGAAGAAACATCATGTATGCAATTAGAGGTCCTCGTTACAGAAGGGTACAAGTTCATCGctgagaattaaaaaaaaaaaaaatatgtaatCTATTTGAATGCTGGACACTAGGCCGCGTACAAAGGATGCTTGCGCACTAAAAATCACTTAAATGAAGGGCAATACTTTTCATATACAAACACCTGGGGTTCGATATGCACAAAACTTCTTAACAAAGACCGAAAGTACGAAATATCCAACTTCCTGATAATTACATAAATTGTCAGGGTTGCTTTCTGTGGATTCGAAAGAAAGCTTATTGCACCCACACGATTAACTCCAACTAGGGAATCGACTGAATCAATCTTGATCCACGTGCACCCGTCCTTCGCAGGAAAGACTTTCTTGTTATTGACACTATCATCAATGTCTGCATAAGTAACCAAATAATTGAAGCTATCccattttgattttaattCGGTAATATTTTCTGTCTTGTCGTAGGTGATGTCAagctttccatcttcatttctaagtttgttgaaaagaGTAATACCGCTCATGCAGGATGCGATATCCGAATGAATAACAATCGGATAGAGCATTCCTTCTGAAAATTGATGTCCGAGACGAATATTAAGTCGTGTAAGAGCTTCTCCTCCAGGATAGTTAAAGCTCGAAGCATATgctgaaaataatgaaagcATGTAGTTTCCAAGGCAAAGCAGTGCCAATACAATTTTAAGCGTATAACCTTTATACCTATGTTCGGTCAAATTTGCTATGCCGGTTGCAGCTGACATGGTCAATGCAGGAACTGCATATATGATAAATCTCCATTCTTTATGAGGCTGCAACGACATAACACCAATGAAGACGAACGAAGAAATTACCACAGTTTTAATTGTGCTCACATGATAATTCACTAGATCTGACTTTAGACTCGACAAGCAAAATATTGGAACCACCGGAATCATAAACGTTCGTGGGAGATATTTGGTAAAATATGCGTGAAAAGGTTCCGTAccccatttttttgattgcCCCTGGAccaaattgaagaaaaatgattcAAGCTCAGGAAGTGAAGGCTCTCCCCAAAAAAAGCTATCTGTTTTATAACTGATTAAGCATCCGACAATTCCTCCAAGTGATGCTACCACGATTAATGACCTGAATTCTATTTGTCGTTGTATAGGGCTACTGTAGAAAGTATGCCGGCGAACATAATGATTTCGAGACGAAAAATAACCCCAAGCGCAAAGAGAAGGCCAATGCTTCTAGTCGTATCACCATTGATAAAGTTTCCAATacaaatgttgaaaatagGGAGGGCCATGAAATTTGGTAATGTTCTGGAGCTATAGAAAACGATGTGAAATTGTGTAAACTGTAATAAACCAAACCATGTACCTATTGATTTCGTCCTTCTGCTGCACG
This region of Brettanomyces bruxellensis chromosome 4, complete sequence genomic DNA includes:
- a CDS encoding uncharacterized protein (SECRETED:SignalP(1-18)), translated to MRIEYLVAFFVTIWTVVAESSKVTENVSAEGDPKIGRVVILEVEQNKEIIGNLTLGIFYDDVPKTAKNFYLLAKTQKYTGTLFHRVIKDFMIQGGDIDGSGGYSIYGKERGSMPDENFKIKHDRPGRLAMANAGPDSALSQFYITMKATSWLDGHYVVFGQLIDGFDTLKSIDITETDRNNKPKNDVNIHSVYTYLSDGTLDNTLTDEERTFDITVDVPTEEDRNSLLNLETGKKDEPGGEDNGKQKQNDREAQYKEHEAQRAATRPKYEAFYVLVPLVIFGALITFMLVRSRRNIMYAIRGPRYRRVQVHR